The following proteins are co-located in the Planococcus plakortidis genome:
- a CDS encoding GAF domain-containing sensor histidine kinase: MVNDQSRYSRLANITRIVNMKLDLYEVLQQVTAAISEEIVRCDSVGIYLPEGDGTYRGFAGKPEIMSGVTLQSQIIDPETDSLAAELIETRKTIYIADTSTDKRPDPRSVEAFQIKSLLALPISYEKDFIGMVFLFDYGMPMNLTESEIESVEAYVNMAAVAIENAKSFHQKEKLLAEKQLLLDLTRELSFCSTIRESLKVCFAYLKLALGDGDFAVHIIKSSSTHGGTPAQFHAADGMSEQKWNGRLVGIAGTTSYVELLKRAVSRKEPIQTRLGTGQELLLLPMISMGKVHGIVSALCSGEAAEQAMDLPIPFAQSIIDAAAPVFSNLLYMDRLEGMVEERTSALYAANKRVNSVIENITDGFFVLNKNWEYTYINKHLFLPKGKRADEVFGKNIWEVYPETIGTLTYTEFHRAMNDRVTVRFETQSDEQDFWFEITAYPFDDGICCVLKNIKEKKKYENELKRLANLELIGQMAAGISHEVRNPMTTVRGFLQLMVTDEQLKPHAAHFNLMIDELDRANAIITEFLSVGNTRTSDMKMMGLNTILEDISPLIKIDTANQNKQIQIYTQEVPELLLNHNEIRQLIINLYRNGLEAMDEGKTLTIGTYLENDNCVVLAVQDQGSGIDPAIIEKIGTPFYTTKEQGTGLGLGICYAVAARHNATIDIETGPEGTIFFTKFPVKAEPGATHGSFHGETE, from the coding sequence TGAAGTTCTGCAGCAGGTCACAGCGGCCATTTCCGAGGAAATTGTCCGATGCGATTCTGTCGGCATCTATTTGCCGGAAGGCGATGGCACTTACCGCGGATTTGCAGGGAAGCCGGAGATCATGAGCGGAGTGACGCTGCAATCGCAAATTATCGACCCGGAAACGGATTCTCTCGCCGCGGAATTAATCGAGACCAGAAAAACCATTTATATAGCGGATACTTCAACGGACAAGCGCCCGGATCCACGGTCGGTGGAAGCCTTCCAAATCAAGTCCTTATTGGCGTTGCCGATCTCCTATGAAAAGGATTTCATCGGCATGGTATTCTTGTTCGATTACGGCATGCCGATGAATTTAACAGAATCAGAGATTGAAAGTGTTGAAGCTTACGTAAACATGGCAGCGGTCGCGATCGAAAACGCAAAAAGCTTCCATCAAAAAGAGAAGTTATTGGCAGAAAAGCAATTATTGCTCGACCTGACCCGTGAATTGTCTTTCTGTTCGACGATCCGTGAAAGCCTGAAGGTTTGCTTCGCCTATTTGAAACTGGCCTTAGGCGACGGGGATTTTGCCGTGCACATCATAAAATCTTCGAGCACGCATGGCGGCACGCCGGCCCAATTCCATGCAGCCGATGGCATGTCTGAGCAGAAATGGAACGGGCGTCTCGTTGGCATAGCGGGGACAACAAGCTATGTGGAACTACTCAAGCGAGCCGTATCACGAAAAGAGCCAATCCAGACCCGTCTGGGAACTGGCCAAGAGTTGCTGCTGCTCCCGATGATCTCCATGGGGAAAGTGCATGGCATCGTTTCTGCGTTATGCAGCGGAGAAGCGGCAGAACAGGCCATGGACTTGCCGATTCCTTTCGCGCAATCCATTATCGATGCCGCCGCCCCGGTTTTTTCGAATTTATTATATATGGATCGCTTGGAAGGCATGGTCGAAGAGCGAACAAGCGCATTGTATGCTGCGAACAAGCGGGTCAATAGCGTGATTGAGAACATCACGGACGGTTTTTTTGTACTGAATAAAAACTGGGAATACACTTATATCAACAAGCATCTTTTTTTACCGAAAGGCAAAAGGGCGGACGAGGTGTTCGGCAAAAATATTTGGGAAGTGTATCCGGAAACGATCGGAACACTCACCTATACAGAGTTCCATCGCGCCATGAACGATCGGGTGACGGTTCGCTTTGAGACGCAATCCGATGAGCAAGATTTCTGGTTTGAAATCACGGCCTATCCCTTTGATGATGGCATATGCTGCGTGCTGAAAAACATCAAGGAAAAGAAAAAATACGAGAACGAACTGAAAAGGCTGGCCAATTTGGAGTTGATCGGCCAGATGGCGGCGGGGATCAGCCATGAGGTCCGCAACCCGATGACGACAGTGCGCGGCTTCCTGCAATTGATGGTAACCGATGAGCAATTGAAGCCGCATGCTGCACATTTCAATCTGATGATCGATGAATTGGACCGGGCGAATGCCATCATCACCGAATTCCTGTCGGTCGGCAATACACGGACGTCCGACATGAAAATGATGGGCCTGAATACGATTCTCGAGGATATTTCGCCATTGATCAAAATCGATACAGCCAACCAGAACAAACAGATCCAGATTTACACGCAGGAAGTACCGGAACTGTTGTTGAACCACAATGAAATCCGGCAATTGATCATCAATTTATACCGCAATGGCCTCGAAGCGATGGATGAAGGGAAGACGTTGACCATCGGCACGTATTTGGAAAATGATAATTGCGTAGTATTAGCAGTACAGGATCAGGGAAGCGGGATCGATCCCGCCATCATCGAGAAAATCGGCACGCCTTTCTACACGACCAAAGAACAAGGGACGGGCCTCGGCCTGGGCATCTGTTACGCGGTAGCGGCAAGGCATAATGCCACGATCGACATCGAAACCGGACCCGAAGGCACCATCTTTTTTACGAAGTTTCCGGTCAAAGCGGAACCGGGCGCCACACATGGATCTTTCCATGGCGAAACCGAATGA
- a CDS encoding DUF2207 domain-containing protein has translation MKNKKGLAVVLFIFLLLIPIQAFAIDFDITEVEIEAQLNEDGTADVTEQFTYEFEDDFEGITRSLIPKEGMSIEGFTANDSRRDLEVEVEDGLYKIYRSGNDGDTIQVELNYRIVGAVEKFEDGAEFYWPFFDASNESNYGDMTITVIPPAPSSESEALGYGEAFDTTDIREDGTIVFDLGDVPSGENADIRAIFEPGLFPGVTAQDGTVRDELANDREELENEAAAFARNQQRAKAIGIPAIAILGALLIGLVSFAWIKASRRKREARSGTYEFFVPEDSMSIPALLHFTHPNYVAANGMSAAILDLMRKGKIRQLSDDHFELLDRSTDHPHEAVLIGLLIDTIGDGQAFTLEQVEAYTKNELNHEDYNAATTEWNKEVKAEVTAHDFYEKHIGLRWGTGVLSAVFIGLAIVSGIYGLLPWMAISIALAMLAFVFAVGYSPITREGHRVRYEWRSMKTAMEQLPAEQWEQLTMDEKQRAYAYLLGSDLKTAERKAKAFTPAEPANDVSGFAMNPILMTAVFVSASTTVSSSASASGGIAGTGGGVGGGGGGSGAF, from the coding sequence GTGAAGAATAAAAAAGGATTGGCTGTCGTATTGTTCATTTTCCTGCTGCTCATTCCCATCCAGGCATTCGCCATTGATTTCGATATTACGGAAGTGGAGATCGAGGCCCAGTTGAATGAAGACGGCACAGCAGATGTGACCGAACAGTTCACGTATGAATTCGAGGATGATTTCGAGGGCATCACGAGAAGCCTGATTCCGAAAGAAGGAATGTCAATCGAGGGATTTACCGCAAATGACAGCCGACGGGACTTGGAAGTGGAAGTTGAAGATGGCCTGTACAAAATCTATCGCTCCGGCAATGACGGCGATACGATCCAAGTCGAACTGAACTACCGGATCGTCGGGGCTGTCGAGAAATTCGAAGACGGCGCCGAATTCTACTGGCCGTTCTTTGATGCCAGCAATGAAAGCAACTACGGTGATATGACGATTACGGTCATCCCGCCTGCCCCGTCCAGTGAATCCGAAGCGCTCGGATACGGCGAGGCGTTCGATACCACAGACATTCGAGAAGACGGTACTATAGTGTTCGACTTAGGCGATGTGCCATCCGGAGAAAATGCGGACATCCGCGCGATTTTTGAACCGGGGTTGTTCCCAGGCGTTACAGCCCAGGACGGCACGGTGCGCGACGAACTCGCGAATGACCGCGAAGAGCTCGAAAACGAGGCAGCGGCGTTCGCCCGCAACCAGCAACGCGCAAAAGCCATCGGGATTCCCGCCATCGCGATACTGGGCGCACTCCTCATCGGGCTCGTATCATTCGCCTGGATCAAGGCATCCCGGCGCAAGCGGGAAGCCCGGAGCGGAACTTATGAATTTTTCGTGCCGGAAGATTCGATGAGCATTCCCGCGCTGCTCCATTTCACCCACCCGAATTATGTAGCGGCGAACGGCATGTCGGCGGCGATTTTGGATTTGATGCGAAAAGGCAAGATCCGCCAACTGTCGGACGACCATTTTGAACTGCTTGACCGCAGTACCGACCACCCGCACGAAGCGGTGCTGATCGGGCTATTGATCGATACGATCGGAGACGGCCAGGCGTTCACGCTTGAACAGGTTGAGGCCTATACGAAAAATGAACTCAACCATGAAGACTATAACGCAGCGACCACCGAGTGGAATAAAGAAGTGAAAGCCGAAGTGACGGCCCACGACTTTTATGAAAAGCACATCGGCCTGCGCTGGGGAACCGGCGTGTTGAGCGCCGTCTTTATCGGCCTCGCCATCGTGTCAGGTATTTACGGGCTCTTGCCTTGGATGGCCATTTCCATTGCGCTTGCGATGCTCGCTTTCGTGTTTGCGGTCGGCTACTCGCCGATCACACGCGAAGGCCACCGGGTGCGCTATGAATGGCGCAGCATGAAAACCGCGATGGAACAATTGCCGGCTGAGCAATGGGAACAGCTGACGATGGATGAAAAGCAGCGCGCTTATGCGTATCTGCTCGGCAGCGATCTGAAAACGGCCGAGCGAAAAGCGAAGGCCTTCACCCCGGCAGAACCGGCAAACGATGTCTCCGGCTTCGCCATGAACCCCATCCTCATGACGGCCGTGTTCGTTTCGGCAAGCACCACGGTAAGTTCAAGTGCCAGCGCGAGCGGTGGAATCGCTGGGACTGGTGGCGGAGTCGGCGGCGGTGGCGGCGGCTCGGGCGCATTCTAA
- a CDS encoding alpha/beta fold hydrolase produces the protein MKKFKKSLVFLIVALLLVFIGSAVAAQFNSSSGEVGVSRIYFETERGELSGLLYKPDGADSEARPTLVATHGYLNSGEMQDAQAIEMSKRGYVVLALDQYDHGHSTGTMEKPVPFFSFWPQAMYDAVQYMYDQDYVLKDAEGNGIIAVSGHSMGGFSSTHAVMLDEVDFQDSGIRKIHSSLTMGSDYQWLKTLGYTDEEINASYGPRMSGKIAGVYDEFFFDAEASAAGQPVVKKDYVSTAEGLGFLGGLESAQAGEFYEVDGAQRIIYQPNETHPWNHFSQQSTAHAIDFYDAAFAEYGDLVAIGDEGQTWMWKEWFSFVALIGFFFLFIPVINLLTKLPFFNWVYTERPASLSAPKTHGAKLAGYILLIFGALYPALFFTALYSGDATGMTLLRQISMITIGLAALIFIFSFVKNGDKSIKTGSGLILGIGIVQYIYLRQQERFFATTEWFGAATVNPVVFWAINVAIVTLMILVGYHFVAKKAEGASFASYGLKANSKTIAAALATAIVAVVIGYGLLYLVDALFKVDFRLWTLAVKTFEDQHVWALLRYAPLFFIYYFIVGLSVNVNTASSIYDGWKGYGISILHFIGGLVLYLAYHYGLLFLTGTGGYPAESLSSIIVIGLVPILLVAAIYNRYFFRKTGNVYVGAFLNTILMTLITLANTVLYTIL, from the coding sequence ATGAAGAAGTTTAAAAAATCACTTGTATTTTTGATTGTTGCTTTGTTATTAGTTTTCATTGGCAGCGCAGTTGCTGCGCAATTCAATAGCTCGAGCGGGGAAGTGGGTGTCTCAAGGATTTATTTTGAAACTGAACGGGGTGAATTGTCTGGGCTGCTATACAAGCCGGATGGAGCGGACAGTGAAGCAAGACCGACATTGGTTGCAACCCACGGATATTTGAACTCTGGGGAAATGCAGGACGCCCAGGCTATTGAGATGTCCAAGCGCGGCTATGTGGTGCTGGCTCTCGATCAATACGACCATGGTCACTCGACAGGCACAATGGAGAAACCAGTCCCGTTTTTCTCGTTCTGGCCTCAAGCGATGTACGATGCCGTTCAATATATGTATGATCAGGATTACGTGTTGAAAGATGCGGAAGGCAACGGCATCATTGCCGTCTCGGGCCATTCGATGGGCGGGTTTTCATCCACGCACGCCGTCATGCTCGACGAAGTTGATTTCCAGGATTCAGGCATCCGCAAAATCCACAGCTCTTTGACGATGGGATCGGATTATCAATGGCTGAAAACTTTGGGCTATACGGATGAAGAAATCAATGCTTCCTACGGCCCGCGCATGTCCGGGAAAATTGCGGGCGTCTACGATGAATTTTTCTTTGATGCAGAAGCGTCGGCTGCCGGACAGCCCGTCGTGAAAAAAGATTATGTCAGCACAGCAGAAGGCTTGGGCTTCCTAGGCGGCTTGGAATCTGCGCAGGCGGGCGAGTTTTATGAAGTCGATGGTGCTCAGCGCATCATTTATCAACCGAACGAAACACATCCGTGGAATCATTTCTCCCAGCAATCGACAGCACACGCCATCGATTTTTACGATGCCGCATTTGCTGAATACGGAGATTTGGTGGCGATCGGCGACGAGGGGCAAACGTGGATGTGGAAAGAATGGTTCTCGTTCGTAGCGTTGATTGGCTTTTTCTTCTTGTTCATTCCGGTCATCAATTTGTTGACGAAATTGCCATTTTTCAACTGGGTCTACACCGAACGGCCGGCATCCCTGTCAGCACCGAAAACACATGGCGCCAAGCTTGCTGGCTATATTTTACTGATCTTCGGTGCACTTTATCCTGCCTTGTTCTTTACAGCACTTTATAGCGGAGATGCTACAGGAATGACTTTGCTTCGCCAGATTAGCATGATTACGATTGGATTGGCGGCATTGATTTTCATCTTCAGCTTTGTGAAAAATGGCGACAAATCTATCAAAACAGGATCGGGTCTTATCCTCGGGATTGGCATTGTACAGTATATTTATTTGCGACAACAGGAACGCTTTTTTGCGACGACGGAATGGTTCGGCGCGGCGACGGTTAACCCGGTCGTCTTTTGGGCGATCAACGTGGCCATTGTAACTTTGATGATTTTGGTCGGCTACCATTTCGTGGCGAAAAAAGCAGAAGGCGCAAGCTTTGCGAGTTACGGCTTGAAGGCGAATTCCAAAACGATTGCTGCCGCTTTAGCTACGGCGATTGTGGCTGTAGTGATCGGTTATGGCCTGCTGTACTTGGTCGACGCACTGTTCAAAGTCGACTTCCGCCTATGGACCTTGGCAGTGAAAACGTTTGAAGATCAGCATGTTTGGGCGCTTCTGCGTTATGCCCCATTGTTTTTCATCTATTATTTCATTGTCGGGCTGTCCGTGAACGTTAATACGGCAAGCAGCATATATGATGGCTGGAAAGGCTATGGAATTTCCATCCTTCACTTTATCGGCGGATTGGTTCTGTATCTTGCTTACCATTATGGATTGCTGTTCCTGACAGGGACTGGCGGCTACCCTGCCGAATCTTTGTCGTCGATCATTGTTATCGGACTTGTTCCGATTTTGCTGGTGGCAGCCATTTACAACCGCTATTTCTTCAGAAAAACCGGCAACGTCTATGTTGGGGCATTCTTGAATACCATCTTGATGACGCTCATTACTTTGGCGAACACGGTTCTTTATACGATTCTTTAA
- a CDS encoding PH domain-containing protein, with product MNDHRRHHPVLVLFKVGKLLRNSIFVILILFILQADNDGPLFVYGRYAFLLFFVWSIVSVISNWLTTTYALDDQRFYLRRGVFSKTDQSIPFSKVQNINCQTSFFHRVLGLTSIRFETGIAGEDATVNFEVATKKEAARLESVVQKHKESPDAEPDTTNIVEDGSETEHAPSAQKLPEQRVIHFQPTRRDLLKASMTSFSFLLLVPLIASLYYNVSEFISLEERFSGIGASLLGSPWVIAIAVAVIIAASFTFGIIHTFIKYGKYEISSDSQRVYIKKGVVSEASFSIAKERVQAVEITQSFSKQVLGLAEVKLISAGSLAMGAEDLNISSLYPFLPKQKAYALVAELLPGYCIQEDMQRLPRRALWLRILKPSWLWLFATAALFYFKPNFLGIVDTWWIASILFLIVIFASRILDFLHTRYLLNDELIQLKDGGFTSTLFVTKREKIVEVEIKQNRIQRAFGLSSLKMVTRARPIHTSHLEDVPNALTCTFRLWYRGRTKEIKLDAAN from the coding sequence ATGAACGACCATCGCCGCCATCATCCAGTACTGGTTCTGTTTAAAGTCGGCAAATTGCTCCGTAACTCCATTTTTGTCATCTTAATTTTATTCATCCTTCAAGCCGACAATGATGGACCGCTCTTTGTCTACGGCCGCTATGCCTTTTTGCTGTTTTTCGTGTGGTCTATCGTGTCCGTTATTTCGAATTGGCTTACAACGACGTATGCACTCGACGACCAACGCTTTTATTTAAGGCGCGGCGTTTTCAGCAAAACCGATCAATCGATCCCGTTTTCAAAAGTCCAGAACATCAACTGCCAGACATCCTTTTTTCACCGTGTGCTCGGGCTGACCTCGATCCGTTTTGAAACCGGCATCGCCGGGGAAGATGCAACGGTGAATTTCGAAGTCGCGACGAAAAAAGAAGCGGCGCGCTTGGAATCTGTGGTCCAGAAACACAAGGAATCGCCCGACGCGGAACCGGATACGACGAATATCGTCGAAGATGGCTCCGAAACTGAACACGCGCCGTCCGCGCAGAAACTGCCCGAACAACGCGTCATCCATTTCCAGCCGACGCGGCGCGATCTGCTGAAAGCATCGATGACTTCGTTCAGTTTTTTGCTGCTTGTCCCGCTGATTGCTTCACTTTATTACAATGTTTCCGAATTCATCTCCCTTGAAGAGCGCTTCAGCGGCATCGGTGCAAGCCTGCTCGGTTCGCCTTGGGTCATAGCTATTGCCGTGGCAGTAATAATTGCGGCTTCGTTCACGTTCGGCATTATCCATACGTTTATCAAATACGGCAAATACGAAATTTCTTCAGATAGCCAGCGCGTCTACATCAAAAAAGGCGTTGTCTCGGAAGCATCCTTTTCAATCGCCAAAGAGCGTGTGCAAGCCGTGGAAATTACGCAATCTTTCTCCAAGCAGGTTCTCGGGCTTGCGGAAGTGAAATTAATCAGTGCCGGCAGCCTGGCGATGGGCGCGGAAGACTTGAATATCAGCTCGCTTTATCCGTTCCTGCCGAAACAAAAAGCTTATGCCCTCGTTGCCGAATTGCTGCCAGGCTACTGCATCCAAGAAGACATGCAGCGTTTGCCGCGCCGCGCGCTATGGCTTCGCATACTCAAGCCGAGCTGGTTATGGTTGTTTGCCACAGCCGCGCTTTTTTACTTCAAACCGAATTTCCTTGGCATCGTTGATACTTGGTGGATCGCCTCCATCCTGTTCCTGATAGTCATATTCGCATCCCGTATTTTGGACTTTTTGCATACCCGCTATTTACTGAACGATGAATTGATCCAGTTGAAAGACGGCGGCTTCACTTCCACTTTATTCGTCACCAAGCGTGAAAAGATTGTCGAAGTCGAAATCAAACAAAACCGCATCCAGCGCGCATTCGGTCTGTCTTCCCTCAAGATGGTCACACGCGCCCGGCCTATCCACACATCCCATCTGGAAGATGTGCCGAATGCTCTGACATGCACTTTCCGCCTGTGGTACCGCGGTCGGACCAAGGAAATCAAACTAGACGCCGCCAATTAA
- a CDS encoding PH domain-containing protein: MNSQSVVPRHSLSPHAVKYWRMEELISNIIAFIVLAVLFYLDFRFDWYSWIFWVLLALAVFFVIGLVWSFLSPPLTFKSWRYDLDEEFLHLQFGIWSRTEQLVPMTKIQAVSLTQGPLMRKYQLASLSVETMGSSHAIPALPKETAAELRERIAQFAKIKEVEQ, from the coding sequence ATGAATAGTCAATCTGTCGTCCCGCGGCATTCACTCTCCCCTCATGCAGTCAAATACTGGCGCATGGAGGAACTGATTTCCAACATCATCGCGTTTATCGTCCTTGCTGTTCTGTTTTATTTAGATTTTCGCTTTGATTGGTACAGCTGGATTTTCTGGGTGCTGTTAGCCCTAGCCGTCTTTTTCGTCATCGGTTTGGTGTGGTCGTTTCTCAGCCCGCCGCTCACCTTTAAAAGCTGGCGCTACGATTTGGATGAAGAGTTCTTACATTTGCAATTCGGTATCTGGAGCCGCACTGAGCAATTGGTGCCGATGACCAAAATCCAAGCCGTTTCGCTGACCCAGGGGCCATTGATGCGCAAATACCAACTCGCTTCCCTGTCCGTTGAAACGATGGGCTCGAGCCATGCCATCCCGGCACTGCCGAAAGAGACAGCTGCCGAACTGCGCGAGCGCATCGCCCAGTTCGCCAAAATCAAGGAAGTGGAACAATGA
- a CDS encoding DUF4097 family beta strand repeat-containing protein yields MTENQFLQELETALKRLPKEEQNDILQDIREYFANGQADGKTDSEIAAELGSPQEIADELIESFDFNQGDISAAANELTEDKFDQVDIQIDNGMLTIAPSEDGKMHADITDKSYRQQLNVDILNRTLVITLKEEPRKWGIFSFTGSMKSPKLDVRLPKKLYDKIQIDSDHGTITGERLDSRQLSIETDNGRIELAQMTADQATVKSDNGDIELAQIRAKKLKVGTDNGQLQLRNIQTDELQASTDNGAIDLRDIEGNVRAKTDNGRIRLSTVDLDRTISLETDNGAISVETQAQPKNATIRANVDWGTVSVFGVKNRHSVFGSGENAVDLQSDNGSIKVELV; encoded by the coding sequence ATGACTGAAAACCAATTTTTGCAAGAACTTGAAACAGCGTTGAAACGATTGCCGAAAGAAGAACAAAACGACATTCTCCAAGACATTCGCGAGTATTTCGCGAACGGCCAGGCAGATGGCAAAACCGATAGCGAAATCGCTGCTGAACTCGGATCGCCGCAGGAAATCGCCGATGAACTGATCGAGTCGTTTGATTTCAACCAAGGCGATATCAGCGCGGCGGCGAATGAACTGACAGAAGACAAATTCGATCAAGTCGATATTCAAATCGATAATGGCATGCTGACGATCGCCCCTTCAGAAGACGGCAAGATGCATGCCGACATCACCGACAAAAGCTACCGCCAGCAGCTGAACGTCGATATCCTCAACCGGACGCTCGTCATCACCTTGAAAGAAGAGCCGAGAAAATGGGGCATCTTCAGCTTCACCGGCAGCATGAAATCGCCGAAGCTCGACGTCCGCTTGCCGAAGAAACTGTATGACAAAATCCAAATCGACTCCGATCATGGCACCATCACTGGCGAGCGCCTCGACAGTCGCCAGTTGTCCATCGAAACGGATAACGGCCGCATCGAGCTCGCGCAAATGACGGCGGACCAAGCGACGGTCAAATCGGACAACGGCGATATCGAATTGGCACAGATACGGGCGAAGAAACTGAAAGTCGGTACAGACAACGGACAGCTTCAGCTGCGGAACATCCAGACAGACGAACTCCAGGCGTCGACGGACAATGGCGCCATCGACTTGAGAGACATCGAAGGCAATGTGCGTGCGAAAACGGACAACGGGCGCATCCGCTTGTCGACTGTGGACCTCGACCGTACAATCAGTCTCGAAACCGACAACGGGGCGATTTCGGTCGAGACCCAGGCACAGCCGAAAAATGCGACGATCCGTGCGAACGTCGATTGGGGCACAGTTTCCGTGTTCGGCGTGAAAAATCGCCACAGCGTGTTCGGCAGCGGCGAGAATGCGGTGGATTTGCAGTCGGACAATGGCAGCATTAAGGTTGAACTTGTATAG
- a CDS encoding PadR family transcriptional regulator — protein sequence MNIQFKKGVLNLCVLVLLDKQDHYGYELVQKISSRIAISEGAVYPLLRRLTKEGYFTTYLQESSEGPPRKYYSLTELGRTYLQKQLEEWKSFTDGVNQLIEEGVQND from the coding sequence TTGAACATCCAGTTTAAAAAAGGCGTGTTGAATCTATGCGTGCTGGTACTGTTGGATAAACAAGACCACTACGGCTATGAGCTCGTCCAGAAAATCTCGAGCCGCATCGCCATCTCGGAAGGCGCGGTCTATCCCCTGCTCCGCCGGCTCACCAAGGAAGGCTATTTCACCACTTACTTGCAGGAATCAAGCGAAGGCCCGCCTCGGAAATATTACTCGCTCACCGAACTCGGCCGTACGTATTTACAGAAACAGCTCGAAGAATGGAAAAGTTTCACGGATGGGGTCAACCAACTAATTGAAGAGGGTGTGCAAAATGACTGA
- a CDS encoding ABC transporter substrate-binding protein: MSKRTMKMLALLTMSPFLLMACSGGDAGNEESTGQETLIFARGGDAVSLDPSEVTDNESENVAQSVLETLTTFAEGETTVEPMLATEWQESDDGLTHTFTMREGVKFHDGTDFNADAVAFNFDRWMNGGGDRFPMYGTVFGGYVGDDTHNVESVTAVDDFTVEIKLNRPQPTLLKDLALTPLSISSPAAIEEFGDDYRSNPVGTGPFTFQEWLPNERIALEKNEDYWVDGLPKLEEVIFRTIPDNSSRLNALLSGEVDLVAGLDSESHEQIKEQAGLELYSRPPLNLGYLGMTLTHEPLGDPLVRQALSHAVNKEALVEAFFGEGAIPAKNAIPPAVEGYNDDIEPYAYDPERAKELLAEAGLPDGFSMELYAMPVSRPYMPDGAKVAEYLQSNFADIGVDAEIVSFEWATYIEKAINGEADTFLLGWTGMNGDADNFIYTLLHGDNAGSTNSTQYDNPELNALLDQARIITDQEERNELYREAQVILHEDPPIIPLVHTSPSLAGKDNITGFDPHPTGRVMTAEIDFE, translated from the coding sequence ATGAGTAAACGAACCATGAAAATGCTTGCCCTATTGACGATGTCCCCCTTCCTCTTGATGGCGTGTTCCGGTGGTGATGCCGGAAACGAGGAATCCACCGGACAGGAGACGCTCATTTTCGCCCGCGGCGGCGATGCCGTATCCCTTGATCCTTCTGAAGTGACCGATAATGAATCCGAGAACGTCGCGCAAAGCGTGCTCGAGACATTGACGACCTTCGCGGAAGGCGAAACGACCGTCGAACCGATGCTTGCAACCGAGTGGCAGGAATCGGACGATGGGCTGACCCATACCTTTACGATGCGTGAAGGCGTGAAGTTCCACGACGGCACCGATTTTAATGCAGACGCCGTCGCCTTCAATTTCGACCGCTGGATGAACGGGGGCGGCGACCGATTCCCGATGTACGGCACAGTGTTCGGCGGCTACGTGGGCGATGACACCCATAATGTCGAATCCGTTACGGCTGTCGATGACTTCACGGTGGAAATCAAGTTGAACAGGCCGCAGCCGACGCTATTGAAAGATCTGGCGCTGACGCCGCTGTCAATTTCGAGCCCCGCAGCGATCGAAGAGTTCGGGGATGACTACCGAAGCAACCCGGTCGGCACCGGCCCGTTCACGTTCCAGGAGTGGCTGCCGAATGAGCGGATCGCCCTTGAGAAAAACGAAGATTATTGGGTCGACGGGCTGCCGAAACTGGAAGAAGTCATCTTCCGCACGATTCCGGATAATTCTTCCCGTCTCAATGCCTTGCTGAGCGGCGAAGTGGATCTCGTGGCTGGCCTGGATTCCGAGTCCCACGAACAGATCAAAGAACAAGCGGGCCTTGAGCTTTATTCCCGGCCGCCGCTTAATCTGGGATACCTCGGCATGACCTTGACCCATGAACCGCTCGGCGACCCGCTTGTGCGCCAAGCGCTCAGCCATGCCGTCAATAAAGAAGCGCTCGTCGAAGCGTTCTTCGGCGAAGGCGCGATCCCGGCGAAAAACGCCATTCCGCCCGCTGTCGAAGGCTATAATGACGACATCGAACCATACGCGTATGATCCCGAACGGGCGAAAGAATTGCTCGCCGAAGCGGGTCTTCCCGATGGATTCAGCATGGAGCTCTACGCCATGCCGGTATCGCGCCCTTATATGCCGGATGGTGCCAAAGTCGCTGAATACTTGCAGTCCAATTTTGCCGATATCGGCGTCGATGCAGAAATCGTCTCGTTTGAATGGGCGACCTATATCGAAAAGGCGATCAATGGCGAAGCGGATACGTTCCTGCTCGGCTGGACCGGCATGAACGGCGATGCCGATAATTTCATCTATACGCTATTGCACGGGGACAACGCCGGTTCAACCAACTCGACACAATATGACAACCCCGAACTGAATGCTTTATTGGATCAGGCACGCATCATCACCGACCAGGAAGAACGCAACGAATTGTACCGCGAAGCGCAAGTCATCCTGCATGAAGACCCGCCGATCATCCCGCTCGTCCACACGTCCCCATCGCTTGCCGGCAAAGACAATATCACCGGCTTTGACCCGCACCCGACAGGACGCGTCATGACCGCGGAAATCGATTTTGAATAA